A region from the Paenibacillus humicola genome encodes:
- a CDS encoding DnaJ family domain-containing protein → MEHDGEQEKRGQSGETEREKDRPTVPGLVDDAFMEFVKKGGLDTLTGKGKPLKLQSGDPLQHVLKEANVLPKWLMLQKEIRGELLALITASDRDPAADTAARIEQINRKITAYNKIVPTPFLQKMKITAADFKQQYSKWE, encoded by the coding sequence ATGGAGCATGACGGGGAGCAGGAAAAGAGAGGTCAAAGCGGGGAGACGGAGCGGGAAAAAGATCGGCCGACCGTTCCAGGCCTGGTCGACGACGCATTCATGGAATTCGTGAAGAAGGGCGGACTCGACACGCTGACGGGAAAAGGAAAGCCGCTAAAGCTGCAATCCGGCGACCCGCTTCAGCATGTGCTGAAGGAAGCGAACGTGCTGCCGAAATGGCTGATGCTGCAGAAAGAAATCCGCGGCGAGCTCCTGGCGCTCATCACAGCCTCGGACCGCGATCCTGCCGCCGATACGGCGGCCCGGATCGAACAGATTAACCGGAAAATTACGGCGTACAATAAAATTGTCCCGACTCCTTTTTTGCAGAAAATGAAAATTACCGCCGCCGACTTCAAGCAGCAGTACAGCAAATGGGAATAA
- a CDS encoding ArsR/SmtB family transcription factor, whose product MAVSIETLSALAEPNRLHIVELLRGGPLTVGEIAGKLGLHQPQASKHLRVLSDSGLVEMKPDANRRIYKLQQRPFVELEGWLESFHEVWTDRFDRLDDYLRELQSGTPGAE is encoded by the coding sequence ATGGCTGTCAGTATCGAAACGTTGAGCGCGCTTGCCGAACCCAACCGTCTGCATATCGTCGAGCTGCTGCGCGGAGGTCCGCTGACTGTCGGGGAAATCGCCGGGAAGCTCGGGCTCCATCAGCCGCAAGCCTCCAAGCATCTTCGCGTGCTGAGCGATTCCGGTCTGGTCGAGATGAAGCCGGATGCCAACCGGCGAATTTATAAGCTGCAGCAGAGGCCGTTCGTCGAGCTGGAAGGATGGCTCGAATCTTTTCACGAGGTTTGGACCGATCGGTTCGACCGCCTGGACGATTATTTGCGCGAGCTGCAAAGCGGGACCCCGGGAGCGGAATAA
- a CDS encoding protein phosphatase 2C domain-containing protein codes for MNIESMTVKGMGNLNEDALIVNERCGLYGVVDGATSLVPYRGTGGETGGFAAARLVADYMNGLAEGPGEGPEALAGTLIQANRLLREAMVRAGIDTGRHEQLWSACAVVVRIGERWIDYAQAGDCMLAAYGKDGTIRVVTHDQLAHVDDATKAVWTQGAAQGLTTRDELWAHALPQIVLGRKLANRDGGYAVLNGDPAFAGCVEFGRINRLNLGSLLLFTDGLYLPVLPGESDRDGAGEVAAKVRDMGLERYMDWLIGTEESDPDCIRFPRVKKSDDKSAIRIRLHP; via the coding sequence GTGAACATAGAGAGCATGACGGTCAAAGGGATGGGGAATCTGAACGAGGACGCGCTGATCGTCAACGAACGGTGCGGCCTTTACGGCGTCGTGGACGGCGCGACTTCGCTCGTGCCGTACAGGGGAACAGGCGGAGAAACGGGCGGCTTCGCGGCCGCCCGGCTCGTTGCCGATTATATGAACGGCCTTGCGGAAGGTCCCGGAGAAGGGCCGGAGGCGCTTGCCGGGACGCTTATTCAAGCCAACCGGCTGCTGCGCGAAGCGATGGTTCGCGCCGGCATCGATACCGGGCGACATGAACAATTGTGGAGCGCGTGTGCGGTCGTCGTCCGGATCGGCGAGCGCTGGATCGATTATGCGCAGGCCGGCGATTGTATGCTGGCCGCGTACGGCAAGGACGGGACGATTCGTGTCGTCACGCACGATCAGCTGGCCCATGTGGACGATGCGACGAAAGCCGTCTGGACGCAGGGAGCCGCGCAAGGACTGACGACCCGGGACGAGCTGTGGGCGCATGCGCTGCCGCAAATCGTCCTCGGCCGCAAGCTTGCCAACCGCGACGGCGGCTATGCGGTGCTGAACGGCGACCCGGCGTTTGCGGGCTGCGTCGAATTCGGCAGGATCAACCGGCTGAATCTCGGTTCGCTGCTGCTGTTTACCGACGGACTGTACCTCCCGGTTCTTCCGGGCGAGTCGGACCGGGACGGCGCCGGAGAAGTCGCGGCGAAGGTGCGGGATATGGGGCTGGAGCGATATATGGATTGGCTGATCGGGACCGAAGAGAGTGACCCGGACTGCATCCGATTTCCCCGGGTAAAAAAATCCGACGACAAGTCGGCAATCCGCATTCGGCTGCACCCGTAA